From the genome of Tachysurus fulvidraco isolate hzauxx_2018 chromosome 20, HZAU_PFXX_2.0, whole genome shotgun sequence, one region includes:
- the arfip2b gene encoding arfaptin-2b isoform X6 has protein sequence MTDSIMSKAATMEIPINSNGDSRTLGEDDGLEQDLQQVMVSGPNLNETSIVSGGYGGTAEGIIPTSSIKGSSMHHSNSSSVMAEEAARGVAVEKFDMMKKWSLNTYKCTKQMISERFGRGSRTVDLELEAQIEVLRDTKRKYENVLHLARALTNHFYSMVQTQHALGDTFADLSQKSPELRDEFGYNAETQKLLCKNGETLLGAINFFVSSINTLVNKTMEDTLMTIKMYENARLEFDAYRADLEELNMGPRDAVTMARIDAAQQQYQIHKDKYERLRSDVSIKLKFLEENKVKVMHKQLLLFHNAISAYFAGNQQQLEQTLKQFNIKLKPPGADKPSWLEEQ, from the exons ATGACAGACAGTATCATGAGCAAAGCGGCCACCATGGAGATCCCTATCAACAGTAACGGGGACAGCAGGACTCTGGGCGAGGACGATGGCCTTGAGCAG gatttgcAGCAGGTAATGGTATCCGGGCCCAACCTCAATGAGACCAGCATTGTATCAGGTGGCTATGGAGGTACAGCAGAAGGCATCATTCCTACTAGCTCTATCAAAG GATCCAGCATGCACCACAGCAACAGTTCGTCTGTGATGGCAGAAGAGGCCGCGAGAGGCGTCGCAGTGGAGAAGTTTGACATGATGAAGAAATGGAGCTTGAACACTTACAAG TGCACTAAACAGATGATCTCCGAGCGGTTTGGCCGTGGCTCGCGCACTGTAGATCTGGAGCTGGAGGCTCAGATTGAGGTTCTGCGAGACACCAAGCGCAAGTATGAGAATGTGCTGCACCTGGCCCGTGCACTCACTAATCACTTTTACAGCATGGTGCAGACACAGCATGCACTCGGAGACACGTTTGCCGACCTCAGCCAGAAATCCCCGGAACTGCGG GACGAATTTGGCTACAATGCAGAAACTCAAAAGTTATTGTGTAAGAACGGAGAGACTCTGCTCGGCGCTATCAACTTTTTCGTATCCAGCATCAACACACTCGTCAACAAGACCATGGAGGACACGCTCATGACCATCAAGATGTATGAGAATGCAAG GTTGGAGTTTGACGCTTACAGAGCCGATCTAGAAGAGCTGAACATGGGACCACGGGACGCCGTGACCATGGCACGTATCGATGCAGCGCAGCAACAGTATCAGATCCACAAGGACAAATACGAGCGACTGCGCAGTGACGTTTCCATCAAGCTCAAGTTCTTGGAGGAAAACAAG gtGAAAGTGATGCACAAACAGCTTCTCCTTTTCCACAACGCAATCTCAGCCTACTTTGCTGGCAACCAGCAGCAGCTGGAACAGACCCTCAAGCAGTTCAACATAAAGCTCAAACCCCCCGGAGCTGACAAGCCCTCCTGGTTAGAGGAGCAGTGA
- the arfip2b gene encoding arfaptin-2b isoform X4, whose amino-acid sequence MTDSIMSKAATMEIPINSNGDSRTLGEDDGLEQAPKVQWGLNEKVGRPPVQRDLQQVMVSGPNLNETSIVSGGYGGTAEGIIPTSSIKGSSMHHSNSSSVMAEEAARGVAVEKFDMMKKWSLNTYKCTKQMISERFGRGSRTVDLELEAQIEVLRDTKRKYENVLHLARALTNHFYSMVQTQHALGDTFADLSQKSPELRDEFGYNAETQKLLCKNGETLLGAINFFVSSINTLVNKTMEDTLMTIKMYENARLEFDAYRADLEELNMGPRDAVTMARIDAAQQQYQIHKDKYERLRSDVSIKLKFLEENKVKVMHKQLLLFHNAISAYFAGNQQQLEQTLKQFNIKLKPPGADKPSWLEEQ is encoded by the exons ATGACAGACAGTATCATGAGCAAAGCGGCCACCATGGAGATCCCTATCAACAGTAACGGGGACAGCAGGACTCTGGGCGAGGACGATGGCCTTGAGCAG GCTCCAAAGGTACAGTGGGGCCTGAATGAGAAGGTAGGGCGTCCCCCAGTCCAAAGG gatttgcAGCAGGTAATGGTATCCGGGCCCAACCTCAATGAGACCAGCATTGTATCAGGTGGCTATGGAGGTACAGCAGAAGGCATCATTCCTACTAGCTCTATCAAAG GATCCAGCATGCACCACAGCAACAGTTCGTCTGTGATGGCAGAAGAGGCCGCGAGAGGCGTCGCAGTGGAGAAGTTTGACATGATGAAGAAATGGAGCTTGAACACTTACAAG TGCACTAAACAGATGATCTCCGAGCGGTTTGGCCGTGGCTCGCGCACTGTAGATCTGGAGCTGGAGGCTCAGATTGAGGTTCTGCGAGACACCAAGCGCAAGTATGAGAATGTGCTGCACCTGGCCCGTGCACTCACTAATCACTTTTACAGCATGGTGCAGACACAGCATGCACTCGGAGACACGTTTGCCGACCTCAGCCAGAAATCCCCGGAACTGCGG GACGAATTTGGCTACAATGCAGAAACTCAAAAGTTATTGTGTAAGAACGGAGAGACTCTGCTCGGCGCTATCAACTTTTTCGTATCCAGCATCAACACACTCGTCAACAAGACCATGGAGGACACGCTCATGACCATCAAGATGTATGAGAATGCAAG GTTGGAGTTTGACGCTTACAGAGCCGATCTAGAAGAGCTGAACATGGGACCACGGGACGCCGTGACCATGGCACGTATCGATGCAGCGCAGCAACAGTATCAGATCCACAAGGACAAATACGAGCGACTGCGCAGTGACGTTTCCATCAAGCTCAAGTTCTTGGAGGAAAACAAG gtGAAAGTGATGCACAAACAGCTTCTCCTTTTCCACAACGCAATCTCAGCCTACTTTGCTGGCAACCAGCAGCAGCTGGAACAGACCCTCAAGCAGTTCAACATAAAGCTCAAACCCCCCGGAGCTGACAAGCCCTCCTGGTTAGAGGAGCAGTGA
- the arfip2b gene encoding arfaptin-2b isoform X7, whose translation MTDSIMSKAATMEIPINSNGDSRTLGEDDGLEQAPKVQWGLNEKVGRPPVQRDLQQVMVSGPNLNETSIVSGGYGGTAEGIIPTSSIKDLRMKCRGVSIGPSHSAASRIANQSDDFPGIPGSSMHHSNSSSVMAEEAARGVAVEKFDMMKKWSLNTYKCTKQMISERFGRGSRTVDLELEAQIEVLRDTKRKYENVLHLARALTNHFYSMVQTQHALGDTFADLSQKSPELRDEFGYNAETQKLLCKNGETLLGAINFFVSSINTLVNKTMEDTLMTIKMYENARLEFDAYRADLEELNMGPRDAVTMARIDAAQQQYQIHKDKYERLRSDVSIKLKFLEENKVKVMHKQLLLFHNAISAYFAGNQQQLEQTLKQFNIKLKPPGADKPSWLEEQ comes from the exons ATGACAGACAGTATCATGAGCAAAGCGGCCACCATGGAGATCCCTATCAACAGTAACGGGGACAGCAGGACTCTGGGCGAGGACGATGGCCTTGAGCAG GCTCCAAAGGTACAGTGGGGCCTGAATGAGAAGGTAGGGCGTCCCCCAGTCCAAAGG gatttgcAGCAGGTAATGGTATCCGGGCCCAACCTCAATGAGACCAGCATTGTATCAGGTGGCTATGGAGGTACAGCAGAAGGCATCATTCCTACTAGCTCTATCAAAG ACTTGCGAATGAAGTGCAGGGGTGTTAGCATTGGCCCGAGCCACTCTGCTGCCAGCCGGATAGCCAACCAATCAGACGACTTCCCCGGTATCCCAG GATCCAGCATGCACCACAGCAACAGTTCGTCTGTGATGGCAGAAGAGGCCGCGAGAGGCGTCGCAGTGGAGAAGTTTGACATGATGAAGAAATGGAGCTTGAACACTTACAAG TGCACTAAACAGATGATCTCCGAGCGGTTTGGCCGTGGCTCGCGCACTGTAGATCTGGAGCTGGAGGCTCAGATTGAGGTTCTGCGAGACACCAAGCGCAAGTATGAGAATGTGCTGCACCTGGCCCGTGCACTCACTAATCACTTTTACAGCATGGTGCAGACACAGCATGCACTCGGAGACACGTTTGCCGACCTCAGCCAGAAATCCCCGGAACTGCGG GACGAATTTGGCTACAATGCAGAAACTCAAAAGTTATTGTGTAAGAACGGAGAGACTCTGCTCGGCGCTATCAACTTTTTCGTATCCAGCATCAACACACTCGTCAACAAGACCATGGAGGACACGCTCATGACCATCAAGATGTATGAGAATGCAAG GTTGGAGTTTGACGCTTACAGAGCCGATCTAGAAGAGCTGAACATGGGACCACGGGACGCCGTGACCATGGCACGTATCGATGCAGCGCAGCAACAGTATCAGATCCACAAGGACAAATACGAGCGACTGCGCAGTGACGTTTCCATCAAGCTCAAGTTCTTGGAGGAAAACAAG gtGAAAGTGATGCACAAACAGCTTCTCCTTTTCCACAACGCAATCTCAGCCTACTTTGCTGGCAACCAGCAGCAGCTGGAACAGACCCTCAAGCAGTTCAACATAAAGCTCAAACCCCCCGGAGCTGACAAGCCCTCCTGGTTAGAGGAGCAGTGA
- the fhdc3 gene encoding FH2 domain containing 3, with protein sequence MDGIAMSIRPSLLHPPPPPPPPLPALPPPPPPPPPITGCEPFPRSVHRRSKMRNFNWDTIPKHSVIGKRNVWTSYKNLEDIPLDTKRMEELFSNSEHQPMPLRRGTVKKSVWGLQSTSPISEMVPIVNAKKSMNIGILLKQFKRPIADIVTGIREGNMRFTADRLRELSKLLPDDVEVKKLLSFHGDASQLAEADRFFLMLVKVPLYEQRLKSLLLQEEFMPFIEEMRKSIYIMTAAANELLACDDLHSIIRLVLKAGNYMNADGYAGRALGFRMTSLLRLVDTKANKPGMNLMHYVAMQAQQIDGALLRFTEQLQHIGEASRIQKQEVEMDFKREMIKTQEAKAHASKQPDLQHQMEEFLQMATSQLADMEASLRELDSLIHSVAEYFCEDPATFKLEECCSIFHSFCEKFERAVSENTEREAVERRRRQQRERETLSRVAKRRTIASCSRQSTEHEALESVLTNFLRTHPSRRRQPSSNRQSTTETADKNIPLAERTCIAVESSVNIGSKDECKSLQEQEQHFQITLEIPAQTEENKIVHTEEQDMCCIIALNSPEKVEIVDSNPEKQKSLNREQICCDVDVPCTPTGPKRAPCIEDKATPKSSKTNHHRSILVRQNAGEEDEQQQKKNEEADHVQEDSQKDPLQIRCPVIDPTERPHVPDVSSPHPRGIKEVDLALQNGFGSPWTVLSPQVSPSCMRHRRHSFSSLKDEESEDGVWALPDTPSKGPLFAHMCRSYEHSLSTSVISSVGIRDSPLTGTSMQGNLLRSASVGENPESIPSFRFRTFFPRRHGRELRRQEPSSLMSFFQRFGERGRPASLGDSCRADT encoded by the exons ATGGATGGCATTGCCATGTCCATCAGACCTTCTCTTCTtcatccacctccacctcctcctcctcctctgcctgctcttcctcctcctccacctcctcctccacccaTCACAGGATGTGAACCATTCCCTCGCAGTGTCCACCGGCGCTCTAAGATGCGCAATTTTAACTGGGACACCATTCCAAAGCACAGCGTGATCGGGAAGCGCAATGTCTGGACGTCATACAAGAATTTGGAGGACATTCCACTGGACACTAAGCGCATGGAGGAACTGTTTAGCAACAGTGAACATCAGCCGATGCCACTCAGGCGTGGCACAGTTAAGAAGAGTGTATGGGGCCTGCAGTCCACCAGTCCTATATCAGAGATg GTTCCAATTGTTAACGCAAAGAAAAGTATGAATATTGGTATTCTTCTGAAGCAGTTTAAAAG GCCAATTGCTGATATTGTTACGGGCATCAGGGAGGGAAACATGCGATTCACTGCCGACAGACTGAGAGAGCTGTCCAAGCTGCTGCCTGATGATGTAGAG GTAAAGAAGCTGTTGTCATTCCACGGAGATGCGTCTCAGCTTGCAGAGGCAGACCGCTTTTTCCTGATGCTGGTTAAAGTTCCCTT ATATGAACAAAGACTGAAAAGCCTTCTCCTCCAAGAGGAGTTCATGCCCTTTATAGAGGAGATGAGAAAATCCATTTACATCATGACTGCAGCAGCTAATG AGCTGCTGGCATGTGATGATCTACACTCTATAATCAGACTGGTGCTTAAAGCAGGAAACTACATGAATGCT GATGGCTATGCTGGTCGTGCACTAGGTTTCAGAATGACCTCTCTCTTGAGGCTTGTGGACACCAAGGCTAACAAACCTGGCATGAACCTTATGCACTACGTAGCTATG CAAGCACAGCAGATCGATGGTGCTTTATTAAGGTTTACAGAACAGCTTCAACACATTGGAGAAGCATCAAG AATACAAAAACAGGAAGTAGAAATGGACTTTAAGAGAGAAATGATAAAAACTCAAGAAGCAAAGGCTCATGCCAGCAAGCAGCCTGATCTGCAACATCAAATGGAGGAGTTTCTTCAA ATGGCCACAAGTCAGCTAGCAGACATGGAGGCCTCTCTAAGGGAGCTGgattcacttattcactcagtGGCTGAGTATTTCTGTGAAGACCCTGCTACATTTAAACTGGAGGAATGCTGCTCAATCTTCCACTCTTTTTGTGAGAAGTTTGAGAGAGCTGTATCG GAAAATACAGAACGAGAGGCAGTGGAGAGGCGCCGGAGgcagcagagggagagagaaacgCTGAGCCGGGTAGCCAAGCGGCGTACGATTGCCTCCTGCTCTAGGCAAAGCACAGAACACGAAGCCCTGGAGTCAGTCCTCACCAACTTCCTCAGAACTCATCCTTCCCGCAGAAGACAACCCTCATCCAACAGACAAAGTACAACAGAGACGGCAGACAAAAATATCCCATTGGCCGAGAGGACTTGTATAGCTGTGGAAAGTTCTGTTAATATTGGCAGTAAGGATGAATGCAAATCACTTCAAGAGCAGGAGCAGCACTTCCAGATAACCCTTGAAATTCCTGCCCAGACTGAAGAAAACAAGATTGTACACACTGAGGAGCAGGACATGTGCTGTATTATAGCCCTGAACAGCCCTGAAAAGGTTGAAATTGTTGACTCTAAtcctgaaaaacagaaaagcttAAACAGAGAGCAAATCTGCTGTGATGTGGATGTTCCGTGTACTCCAACTGGTCCGAAAAGAGCACCATGCATAGAAGACAAAGCAACACCAAAGAGCAGCAAAACAAACCATCACAGGAGCATACTTGTAAGGCAAAATGCTGGAGAGGAGGAtgagcagcagcagaagaagaaTGAGGAGGCAGATCATGTGCAGGAGGATTCCCAGAAGGATCCACTCCAGATTAGGTGCCCAGTTATAGATCCCACAGAGCGCCCACATGTTCCAGATGTTTCCTCGCCTCATCCTAGAGGAATAAAAGAGGTGGATTTGGCCCTTCAGAATGGCTTTGGATCACCTTGGACTGTTCTCAGTCCTCAAGTCTCGCCCTCGTGCATGCGGCACCGCAGGCATTCTTTTAGTTCCCTTAAAGATGAAGAATCAGAGGATGGAGTGTGGGCACTTCCTGATACGCCATCAAAGGGCCCTCTCTTTGCGCACATGTGCAGGTCATATGAGCACAGCTTGTCAACCTCTGTGATTAGTAGTGTGGGTATTAGAGATTCCCCATTAACAGGCACATCAATGCAAGGAAATCTGTTAAGGTCTGCATCAGTGGGTGAAAATCCAGAATCCATACCGAGCTTTCGTTTCAGAACTTTCTTCCCAAGACGCCACGGACGAGAACTCCGGAGACAAGAGCCGTCTTCTCTGATGTCCTTCTTCCAGCGATTTGGGGAGAGAGGACGGCCTGCTTCTTTAGGAGACTCATGCAGAGCAGATACTTGA
- the arfip2b gene encoding arfaptin-2b isoform X1: protein MTDSIMSKAATMEIPINSNGDSRTLGEDDGLEQAPKVQWGLNEKVGRPPVQRDLQQVMVSGPNLNETSIVSGGYGGTAEGIIPTSSIKGPAVHLNTQFMGNRRIPVDGQGSSMHHSNSSSVMAEEAARGVAVEKFDMMKKWSLNTYKCTKQMISERFGRGSRTVDLELEAQIEVLRDTKRKYENVLHLARALTNHFYSMVQTQHALGDTFADLSQKSPELRDEFGYNAETQKLLCKNGETLLGAINFFVSSINTLVNKTMEDTLMTIKMYENARLEFDAYRADLEELNMGPRDAVTMARIDAAQQQYQIHKDKYERLRSDVSIKLKFLEENKVKVMHKQLLLFHNAISAYFAGNQQQLEQTLKQFNIKLKPPGADKPSWLEEQ from the exons ATGACAGACAGTATCATGAGCAAAGCGGCCACCATGGAGATCCCTATCAACAGTAACGGGGACAGCAGGACTCTGGGCGAGGACGATGGCCTTGAGCAG GCTCCAAAGGTACAGTGGGGCCTGAATGAGAAGGTAGGGCGTCCCCCAGTCCAAAGG gatttgcAGCAGGTAATGGTATCCGGGCCCAACCTCAATGAGACCAGCATTGTATCAGGTGGCTATGGAGGTACAGCAGAAGGCATCATTCCTACTAGCTCTATCAAAG gCCCCGCTGTTCACCTCAACACTCAGTTTATGGGCAACAGACGCATCCCAGTCGATGGACAAG GATCCAGCATGCACCACAGCAACAGTTCGTCTGTGATGGCAGAAGAGGCCGCGAGAGGCGTCGCAGTGGAGAAGTTTGACATGATGAAGAAATGGAGCTTGAACACTTACAAG TGCACTAAACAGATGATCTCCGAGCGGTTTGGCCGTGGCTCGCGCACTGTAGATCTGGAGCTGGAGGCTCAGATTGAGGTTCTGCGAGACACCAAGCGCAAGTATGAGAATGTGCTGCACCTGGCCCGTGCACTCACTAATCACTTTTACAGCATGGTGCAGACACAGCATGCACTCGGAGACACGTTTGCCGACCTCAGCCAGAAATCCCCGGAACTGCGG GACGAATTTGGCTACAATGCAGAAACTCAAAAGTTATTGTGTAAGAACGGAGAGACTCTGCTCGGCGCTATCAACTTTTTCGTATCCAGCATCAACACACTCGTCAACAAGACCATGGAGGACACGCTCATGACCATCAAGATGTATGAGAATGCAAG GTTGGAGTTTGACGCTTACAGAGCCGATCTAGAAGAGCTGAACATGGGACCACGGGACGCCGTGACCATGGCACGTATCGATGCAGCGCAGCAACAGTATCAGATCCACAAGGACAAATACGAGCGACTGCGCAGTGACGTTTCCATCAAGCTCAAGTTCTTGGAGGAAAACAAG gtGAAAGTGATGCACAAACAGCTTCTCCTTTTCCACAACGCAATCTCAGCCTACTTTGCTGGCAACCAGCAGCAGCTGGAACAGACCCTCAAGCAGTTCAACATAAAGCTCAAACCCCCCGGAGCTGACAAGCCCTCCTGGTTAGAGGAGCAGTGA
- the arfip2b gene encoding arfaptin-2b isoform X3 has protein sequence MTDSIMSKAATMEIPINSNGDSRTLGEDDGLEQDLQQVMVSGPNLNETSIVSGGYGGTAEGIIPTSSIKGPAVHLNTQFMGNRRIPVDGQGSSMHHSNSSSVMAEEAARGVAVEKFDMMKKWSLNTYKCTKQMISERFGRGSRTVDLELEAQIEVLRDTKRKYENVLHLARALTNHFYSMVQTQHALGDTFADLSQKSPELRDEFGYNAETQKLLCKNGETLLGAINFFVSSINTLVNKTMEDTLMTIKMYENARLEFDAYRADLEELNMGPRDAVTMARIDAAQQQYQIHKDKYERLRSDVSIKLKFLEENKVKVMHKQLLLFHNAISAYFAGNQQQLEQTLKQFNIKLKPPGADKPSWLEEQ, from the exons ATGACAGACAGTATCATGAGCAAAGCGGCCACCATGGAGATCCCTATCAACAGTAACGGGGACAGCAGGACTCTGGGCGAGGACGATGGCCTTGAGCAG gatttgcAGCAGGTAATGGTATCCGGGCCCAACCTCAATGAGACCAGCATTGTATCAGGTGGCTATGGAGGTACAGCAGAAGGCATCATTCCTACTAGCTCTATCAAAG gCCCCGCTGTTCACCTCAACACTCAGTTTATGGGCAACAGACGCATCCCAGTCGATGGACAAG GATCCAGCATGCACCACAGCAACAGTTCGTCTGTGATGGCAGAAGAGGCCGCGAGAGGCGTCGCAGTGGAGAAGTTTGACATGATGAAGAAATGGAGCTTGAACACTTACAAG TGCACTAAACAGATGATCTCCGAGCGGTTTGGCCGTGGCTCGCGCACTGTAGATCTGGAGCTGGAGGCTCAGATTGAGGTTCTGCGAGACACCAAGCGCAAGTATGAGAATGTGCTGCACCTGGCCCGTGCACTCACTAATCACTTTTACAGCATGGTGCAGACACAGCATGCACTCGGAGACACGTTTGCCGACCTCAGCCAGAAATCCCCGGAACTGCGG GACGAATTTGGCTACAATGCAGAAACTCAAAAGTTATTGTGTAAGAACGGAGAGACTCTGCTCGGCGCTATCAACTTTTTCGTATCCAGCATCAACACACTCGTCAACAAGACCATGGAGGACACGCTCATGACCATCAAGATGTATGAGAATGCAAG GTTGGAGTTTGACGCTTACAGAGCCGATCTAGAAGAGCTGAACATGGGACCACGGGACGCCGTGACCATGGCACGTATCGATGCAGCGCAGCAACAGTATCAGATCCACAAGGACAAATACGAGCGACTGCGCAGTGACGTTTCCATCAAGCTCAAGTTCTTGGAGGAAAACAAG gtGAAAGTGATGCACAAACAGCTTCTCCTTTTCCACAACGCAATCTCAGCCTACTTTGCTGGCAACCAGCAGCAGCTGGAACAGACCCTCAAGCAGTTCAACATAAAGCTCAAACCCCCCGGAGCTGACAAGCCCTCCTGGTTAGAGGAGCAGTGA
- the arfip2b gene encoding arfaptin-2b isoform X2 — protein sequence MTDSIMSKAATMEIPINSNGDSRTLGEDDGLEQAPKVQWGLNEKDLQQVMVSGPNLNETSIVSGGYGGTAEGIIPTSSIKGPAVHLNTQFMGNRRIPVDGQGSSMHHSNSSSVMAEEAARGVAVEKFDMMKKWSLNTYKCTKQMISERFGRGSRTVDLELEAQIEVLRDTKRKYENVLHLARALTNHFYSMVQTQHALGDTFADLSQKSPELRDEFGYNAETQKLLCKNGETLLGAINFFVSSINTLVNKTMEDTLMTIKMYENARLEFDAYRADLEELNMGPRDAVTMARIDAAQQQYQIHKDKYERLRSDVSIKLKFLEENKVKVMHKQLLLFHNAISAYFAGNQQQLEQTLKQFNIKLKPPGADKPSWLEEQ from the exons ATGACAGACAGTATCATGAGCAAAGCGGCCACCATGGAGATCCCTATCAACAGTAACGGGGACAGCAGGACTCTGGGCGAGGACGATGGCCTTGAGCAG GCTCCAAAGGTACAGTGGGGCCTGAATGAGAAG gatttgcAGCAGGTAATGGTATCCGGGCCCAACCTCAATGAGACCAGCATTGTATCAGGTGGCTATGGAGGTACAGCAGAAGGCATCATTCCTACTAGCTCTATCAAAG gCCCCGCTGTTCACCTCAACACTCAGTTTATGGGCAACAGACGCATCCCAGTCGATGGACAAG GATCCAGCATGCACCACAGCAACAGTTCGTCTGTGATGGCAGAAGAGGCCGCGAGAGGCGTCGCAGTGGAGAAGTTTGACATGATGAAGAAATGGAGCTTGAACACTTACAAG TGCACTAAACAGATGATCTCCGAGCGGTTTGGCCGTGGCTCGCGCACTGTAGATCTGGAGCTGGAGGCTCAGATTGAGGTTCTGCGAGACACCAAGCGCAAGTATGAGAATGTGCTGCACCTGGCCCGTGCACTCACTAATCACTTTTACAGCATGGTGCAGACACAGCATGCACTCGGAGACACGTTTGCCGACCTCAGCCAGAAATCCCCGGAACTGCGG GACGAATTTGGCTACAATGCAGAAACTCAAAAGTTATTGTGTAAGAACGGAGAGACTCTGCTCGGCGCTATCAACTTTTTCGTATCCAGCATCAACACACTCGTCAACAAGACCATGGAGGACACGCTCATGACCATCAAGATGTATGAGAATGCAAG GTTGGAGTTTGACGCTTACAGAGCCGATCTAGAAGAGCTGAACATGGGACCACGGGACGCCGTGACCATGGCACGTATCGATGCAGCGCAGCAACAGTATCAGATCCACAAGGACAAATACGAGCGACTGCGCAGTGACGTTTCCATCAAGCTCAAGTTCTTGGAGGAAAACAAG gtGAAAGTGATGCACAAACAGCTTCTCCTTTTCCACAACGCAATCTCAGCCTACTTTGCTGGCAACCAGCAGCAGCTGGAACAGACCCTCAAGCAGTTCAACATAAAGCTCAAACCCCCCGGAGCTGACAAGCCCTCCTGGTTAGAGGAGCAGTGA
- the arfip2b gene encoding arfaptin-2b isoform X5: MTDSIMSKAATMEIPINSNGDSRTLGEDDGLEQAPKVQWGLNEKDLQQVMVSGPNLNETSIVSGGYGGTAEGIIPTSSIKGSSMHHSNSSSVMAEEAARGVAVEKFDMMKKWSLNTYKCTKQMISERFGRGSRTVDLELEAQIEVLRDTKRKYENVLHLARALTNHFYSMVQTQHALGDTFADLSQKSPELRDEFGYNAETQKLLCKNGETLLGAINFFVSSINTLVNKTMEDTLMTIKMYENARLEFDAYRADLEELNMGPRDAVTMARIDAAQQQYQIHKDKYERLRSDVSIKLKFLEENKVKVMHKQLLLFHNAISAYFAGNQQQLEQTLKQFNIKLKPPGADKPSWLEEQ, encoded by the exons ATGACAGACAGTATCATGAGCAAAGCGGCCACCATGGAGATCCCTATCAACAGTAACGGGGACAGCAGGACTCTGGGCGAGGACGATGGCCTTGAGCAG GCTCCAAAGGTACAGTGGGGCCTGAATGAGAAG gatttgcAGCAGGTAATGGTATCCGGGCCCAACCTCAATGAGACCAGCATTGTATCAGGTGGCTATGGAGGTACAGCAGAAGGCATCATTCCTACTAGCTCTATCAAAG GATCCAGCATGCACCACAGCAACAGTTCGTCTGTGATGGCAGAAGAGGCCGCGAGAGGCGTCGCAGTGGAGAAGTTTGACATGATGAAGAAATGGAGCTTGAACACTTACAAG TGCACTAAACAGATGATCTCCGAGCGGTTTGGCCGTGGCTCGCGCACTGTAGATCTGGAGCTGGAGGCTCAGATTGAGGTTCTGCGAGACACCAAGCGCAAGTATGAGAATGTGCTGCACCTGGCCCGTGCACTCACTAATCACTTTTACAGCATGGTGCAGACACAGCATGCACTCGGAGACACGTTTGCCGACCTCAGCCAGAAATCCCCGGAACTGCGG GACGAATTTGGCTACAATGCAGAAACTCAAAAGTTATTGTGTAAGAACGGAGAGACTCTGCTCGGCGCTATCAACTTTTTCGTATCCAGCATCAACACACTCGTCAACAAGACCATGGAGGACACGCTCATGACCATCAAGATGTATGAGAATGCAAG GTTGGAGTTTGACGCTTACAGAGCCGATCTAGAAGAGCTGAACATGGGACCACGGGACGCCGTGACCATGGCACGTATCGATGCAGCGCAGCAACAGTATCAGATCCACAAGGACAAATACGAGCGACTGCGCAGTGACGTTTCCATCAAGCTCAAGTTCTTGGAGGAAAACAAG gtGAAAGTGATGCACAAACAGCTTCTCCTTTTCCACAACGCAATCTCAGCCTACTTTGCTGGCAACCAGCAGCAGCTGGAACAGACCCTCAAGCAGTTCAACATAAAGCTCAAACCCCCCGGAGCTGACAAGCCCTCCTGGTTAGAGGAGCAGTGA